The genomic interval CCGCAGGATCAATACTCGTAACAGATCCTACTACGGCCTCTTTCCTTTGTTTTCTTCCATAAGCCACCACTACCACTTCTTCGGCGCTGAAGGTGGCGGGCCGCATTACCAGGTTGATCACCTTTGTGTTGGGCGTAATGGAAATAAATTGTTGTTCAAAGCCCACAAACGAAAACCTGAGCAGGGTACCCGGCTCTACGTCAAGCACGAACTTTCCGTTTGCGTTAGTGGATGTTGCGACGTTCTTCTTGTTTTCAGCTACAATGTTCACCCCTTCAAGTTTAGCACCGGAGGAATCTGTCACTGTTCCCGTAACGGTTAGTTTTTCAGTCTGTTGCGCTGCAGCATTGTAGGTAAGGAACGTGGATAGCAGAAAAAGAAGGCATGCGGATTTTAAGGCCCTTAGCCTGTACGTGGAGAGGTATTCTGGCATAAACCAAGATTTAGGAAGATAGTGTGAATAAAACTATTTCAACATGGAATTGCGGGCAAAACTATCTTATGGAAGATGTAATGAAAATGGAACATTCATTTATTTTGATGGATTATTCTACGATTTTGGACAAAATACTAAATTTGGATCCGGCCGGATTTTGATGAAGTCAAGATTGTATTGGGCTGTGGTAATTTAGTATGAATCACGTTATTGGTCCGTAAAATAGTCCAACCTGTGCCGTATTAAAATAGTATTGGGCTAAGTTAATTTAATATCTGCCACGTTATGAGAACGGTAAAACGAAAAGATGGTTTCGAGGGAGAACGCATGATCAGCCTTCCGGAAACTGTCTGGAAAAACGCCATTAAAGCCAACCCGGTAATTGGTCAGTTGTACATCACCCACATCGGTTATTTTCCCAGAGCGGCTTATCATTACCGCGAGCGAAAGCATGGTTGCCAGGACAACATCCTGTTGTACTGCATAAAAGGAAAAGGCTGGTATACTGTGAATGACAGGCATTTTGAGATGGTGGCCAACCAGTTTGTGATCATACCTGCAACGAAGGCCTGCCTGCGTTACGGATCGGACGATGAAAATCCATGGACCATCTATTGGGTGCATTTCAGCGGAAAGGATATAGATAATTTCAACCGCGGATTCAATATTGGTCTGCTGGATGGCCCGCAAAATATCCATTCCAATGAGACAGGTATCCAGTTATGGGACCTTATGTATCAGACCCTGAATATGGGATTTGGTAAAGACAACCTGGGGAAGGCGAATTTATGCCTGTATCATTTCATCTCTTCTTTCCTGTACCCGGAGAAGGAACGGCGGCGGGAGAATGAGGCGAAGGACAGGATAGATGGTACGATAAAATATATGCAGCAGCATTTGTCTGCAGTGCTGACTGTGGAAGATCTGGCGCAGCAATGCGAGCTGTCGCCCTCTCACTTTTCTACGCTGTTCAAGAAAGCAACGGGTATGTCGCCGTTGAACTATTTTATTCATCTGAAGTTGCAGGAGGCCTGTTTGCTGCTATATACTACGGATATGAAGATCAAGGATGTAGCGGCGGCCATTGGCTATGACGATCCCTATCATTTTTCCCGTTTGTTTAAGAAAACGATGCATATTTCTCCGGAGCAGTATCGTGGGATGAGAAGGAAGGAGCATATACAGTGACTGTATGCCGGGGGCCTGACTGACTGTAAAGTTAATCCTGGAATTTACAATCAGCTGTAAAGTTAGTCCTGAAGTTCCGCGCAAGAACTGTAAAGTTTTTTTGTATCAAACCGGCAAAAAGGCGGCAAAAAGTTACAGGACCAGGTAACAAAAACCAGGGCTTGACATTCGGTAGAGGTTCGCTCAAGGTAGCCTCATCCTCCCTTAATCTTCCGTTCCGCAACGGAAGATTAAGGGAGGATGAGGCTACCTTGAGCGAATCTCCACTAGCGGAAATAGCTTTGTCTTACAGGGGAAGCGCCGCCCCTTTTTTTAAATGTTCCGAAAAGCGGCTTTTAAGGCTGTATAATGCCATAATATGGATTAGAGCACCAGTTAATGTGCTATCGGTGTATTGGGCTAAAATATCGCCTCCAAAGACGTTTTTTTAAGAACATGTTTTTCCTGGC from Chitinophaga filiformis carries:
- a CDS encoding AraC family transcriptional regulator, encoding MRTVKRKDGFEGERMISLPETVWKNAIKANPVIGQLYITHIGYFPRAAYHYRERKHGCQDNILLYCIKGKGWYTVNDRHFEMVANQFVIIPATKACLRYGSDDENPWTIYWVHFSGKDIDNFNRGFNIGLLDGPQNIHSNETGIQLWDLMYQTLNMGFGKDNLGKANLCLYHFISSFLYPEKERRRENEAKDRIDGTIKYMQQHLSAVLTVEDLAQQCELSPSHFSTLFKKATGMSPLNYFIHLKLQEACLLLYTTDMKIKDVAAAIGYDDPYHFSRLFKKTMHISPEQYRGMRRKEHIQ